From the genome of Brienomyrus brachyistius isolate T26 chromosome 8, BBRACH_0.4, whole genome shotgun sequence, one region includes:
- the LOC125748159 gene encoding msx2-interacting protein-like isoform X2 — protein MVRETRHLWVGNLPENVREEKIVEHFKRYGRVESVKILPKRGSEGGVAAFVDFVDIKSAQKAHNSINKMGDRDLRTDYNEPGTIPSAARGLDDSLSLGNRGRDVSGFARGAGGPVYGPPTSLHSREGRYERRLDGASDGRERAYDHSAYGHHERGGGGGANFERQRHYDTDYYRDPRERALVGPGAGSGSVGGCVAGSGAGPGGVGAGGGAGAGGSSSAGGGGSSSGTVGYYGSRSRSPSRFEAPEPRYEARAREPFALSSVVHRDLYREERGRRAERVYHHSRSRSPHSSQSRNPSPQRLAGQASRAARSPSGSGSCSRSSSSDSVSSSSSSSSGSDSSSSSSDESPARSVQSAAVPAPPAQPLPNLDKDEPRKSFGIRVQNLPVRSTDTSLKDGLFHEFKKYGKVTSVQIHGASEERYGLVFFRQQEDQEKALSASKGKLFFGMQIEVTAWNGPETESENEFRPLDERIDEFHPKATRTLFIGNLEKTTSYHDLLNIFQRFGDIVDIDIKKVNGAPQYAFLQYCDIASVCKAIKKMDGEYLGNNRLKLGFGKSMPTTCVWLDGLSSNITEQYLTRHFCRYGHVVKVVFDRLKGMALILYNNIECAQAAVKETKGWKIGGNKIKVDFANQESQMAFYRSMQASGQDIRDFYEIITERRDERRPPYHEYSAERAYYESVRASAAYAEDPRREYPVRGRDFYPEWDPYQGDYYDPRYFDDPREYRDYRDPYEQDIRKYSYLQRERERERERFETDRERDHSRRTIERSQSPSHPRRPGTPTASPSPSERMPSDAERRMYSRSDQSGSGSCSSISPPRYEKPDKMRTERYNKSEKVEKERQILEAERSSGADKDKRAGRKEKAEKEKGEKPKQKKVKVPSPSIPSSETEPEPDQETSPDTGSRNKLGKVLSKEKDSLGKGRLDLPPCVVQLTRVKEKEDKLLDQAVVEKQRLKNESDNVWSPPLPPPPTEKGARAELQKGEPFKQGKVQKEKGPIESVDKESKVKIKKHPKSDSVTDGTNSNTDVDRLAARKRRFGDTGGKADRVKKTSQEREEAKLGLKKQSDTGAIPKEVDGERKMPRKESLKKECRKAKLDRLAIVCSPKEGEESGAVSVVSLGLSSDLQARLGEPIEEAMEISVPNRSKPQCLGLLRVFSNDGSVDQDDARLQERPDYLENSEKALLPEKSIGLGDEQLTMDIDHTQSYRKQMEQNRKLQQQLQESDKQCKSDSPRGTDTEDFEHRSLVHEVGKPPQDVTDDSPPSKRKKPESFDYDSGGKRERNYRSSRQLSEDSDRNITSPPGLRQFNYHEEGITDASSVMPSVQYGLDAAVSKGRASQPELPKLKTPPLACEEEVPQRWESRIKQDLRLDVSFSSSTVKSEGICKPVEHDLEPGEVKSDSEEDGENKRHSPKPSTSLSYRLREREERLSDLKLSTPLERNKFYSFALDQTITPDTKALLERAKSLSSSREDNWSFLGCESPFASFRTNKDKEKVEVAPRPIPNWYTKKKIRKKTGSDGNLDDKKEEPKPEEQERQELFASRFLHSSIFEQDSRRLQHLERKDETEQGLDQLLGRQGMLDGHLGTEATDLQEPMVLFHSRFLELTRLQKERDQRTQESGKVSDGIGREKPPDGERQISKMPEPSLEPDVKPRPSTVFPTSVLLPATRDLSPLQEKIPQTTGTLNIKEENVQVEKTTHLQSLPQSDVQPAHSLGIIPPEPLSQKTEIKMEPKEEISEIRTPVENAVTMEPSYLDIKPPTPGASLSSLDSDHQPQLLIESISHLDSMPAEQVIPDCYKPEINENVKETELLPGKAESQDVEMQHGVEESHDSQIQDDAEVEPVLPIRKPKNKSSKPLPTASAAPVVQRASTEKQATRKSERIDREKLKRASSPRGEVHKTMCDSRTAKSPIHAPDTEQNYEQSLPFSRARRRNVKSVYLIQPTAKDITESPRSTRKRGGDKELPQQDTSQDSVNPPNPPRRGRPPKPKQREMDMSPVKGDLPKKPETEEIDNKETTVSSEVTKAEGWRSPRTQKAQCNQVSPPAGLGQSKKGGKTEKMLNNIAHHVEHGSEDAMAVNDFHAKYKDDAVQETVKSKDEIRQQMTFQHESDKEGSDLMDSKTNKEKLEKAADPSISEKRAPFEKSGKAKVPRITRNTKPITEDSSLNLRNLEIRLSMDEVKGLCSGEAEPESYEAAVEKPKVGGSVKDETLSCQKEVIETTSCLEEEVSDSESQANPASTQLARQMELEQAVQHIAKLTESPTLPPYKDPPTQLPVLIPPVIDEPVSEVEEEKPANPASETELAAAIDSITAEDISTDAEGFSGPPTYTEIIPTPEPLLPSAGDAMEPETHLVIMDADPEMQTMIPESKAVDPAPSPALPETPKKGVKVRPKAQKPRPRKGSASKKGDTAEDCASEHESTPVKLQESAANETPTDKSRTESSISGAAAVLTTVDSRNRESEDIDVPKEVEQPHFGQSDGWNRSSTSFQSIQHPHTETTPAASLSQLHLTPSHTGKIPCPPTDLHMSKDPGVHSSPLPQSTVAPLSAPVTIATTSSGNPPLPPDTKALDVDPSSSTLRKILMEPKYASAPSSSSVSSMLITSTLGDPRMSENEAPTDQASVKPSPPEDKQTSVTPQLTIQQVPPPPPPEAQQPFGEKIVNSVIASAGTSVISRIPLTFDSSGNRSSGMQVPKPKHRVSMNESSRYHGIVVGDEGSSGGRSLVDSAAYSTGPSPGLRVNTSEGVVVLSYSGQKTEGLQRICAKISQIPPASAVDIEFQQSVSKSQIKQEPLTPSQPSTPKGSQTPTGYGHSGGVLTASPYNTQPVISTIKQESPGLDKSESSYHSAPPGGAVKILQQSAGSPQVLVYNTAMIPQHSKKGVGAECLSKIESSKPSQPPNLSPGMSPHHPSLAGNHVSSSPGTPTDRTLSHLSVVKQEPHSPRTSGHSPAPFTKVCSASSSASPIGPPLVLPSMSSMAPYSAGPHHPEQSVIMPPHSVTQTVSLGHLSQGEVRMNTPPLPSMGFGIRSESISSPRPGPQQRSSTPQPANMREMVLQSHPGAAGSVGSGGSFVSGDEDGRTFHQALRRPSASQLPQDVMVMQQDYRGMHHSSLRLEQYGLPQRDVRVLVHHQLGEHPTPESRQVRTPEAALSSSSSSSISASSKTPPGGKALPGKDSQKVLEGKLSSSPHSESRIIGVHPSVPVMVSPQGVQLIPPGAAGSFSEYSPVFRDLRSLHSQFTAHSPLGLNMAPRSITPSQDGDTNHRSKTPQVTSSGQVSAAVEPKTLEGSHSRTAYADFTHSSSQKASQSFQSSPLPASPGPLQARLDSKPDPMVPRPVDTAQLLAKYPIVWQGLLALKNDTAAVQLHFVSGNNVLAHRSLPPPEGAPLLRIAQRMRLEASQLEGVARRMTVESDYCLLLALPCGRNQEDVLNQTLALKSGFITYLQAKLAAGIINVPNPGSNQPAYVLQIFPPCEFSESHLSSLAPDLLNSISSISPHLMIVIASV, from the exons AGCGATGAGTCCCCAGCGCGGTCGGTCCAGTCTGCTGCAGTGCCTGCTCCTCCTGCCCAGCCCCTGCCAAACCTCGACAAGGATGAGCCCAGAAAAAGCTTTGGCATCAGAGTACAAAACCTGCCTGTGCGTTCCACAG ACACAAGTCTTAAAGACGGCTTATTCCATGAGTTTAAAAAATACGGGAAGGTGACATCGGTCCAGATCCACGGGGCATCGGAGGAGCGTTACGGCTTGGTCTTCTTCCGGCAGCAGGAGGATCAGGAGAAGGCGCTCAGTGCATCCAAGGGGAAGCTCTTCTTCGGCATGCAGATCGAGGTCACAGCCTGGAACGGCCCAG AGACTGAAAGTGAGAATGAGTTTCGGCCACTGGACGAGCGGATAGACGAGTTCCACCCAAAGGCGACGCGGACTCTGTTCATCGGGAACCTAGAGAAGACCACCAGCTACCACGACCTGCTGAACATCTTCCAGCGTTTTGGTGATATTGTG GACATAGACATAAAGAAGGTGAACGGTGCCCCCCAGTATGCCTTCCTGCAGTACTGTGACATCGCCAGCGTCTGCAAGGCCATCAAGAAGATGGATGGGGAGTACCTGGGCAATAACAGGCTAAAG ctTGGCTTTGGGAAGAGCATGCCTACAACATGCGTGTGGCTGGATGGACTGTCTTCCAACATTACCGAGCAGTACCTGACACGTCACTTCTGTCGCTATGGACACGTAGTCAAG GTCGTGTTCGACAGACTGAAGGGGATGGCCCTTATCCTGTACAATAACATAGAATGTGCACAAGCAGCAGTCAAAGAAACCAAGGGCTGGAAGATCGGAGGCAATAAGATCAAG GTGGATTTCGCTAACCAGGAGAGTCAGATGGCATTCTATCGCTCAATGCAGGCGTCTGGGCAAGACATCAGGGACTTCTATGAAATCATTACTGAGCGAAG AGATGAACGCAGGCCTCCATATCATGAGTACTCAGCGGAACGGGCCTACTATGAGAGCGTGCGTGCCTCTGCTGCCTATGCAGAAGACCCTCGTCGCGAGTACCCTGTGAGGGGACGCGATTTCTACCCAGAGTGGGACCCTTATCAGGGAGACTATTATGACCCACGCTACTTTGATGATCCTCGTGAATATCGGGACTACCGTGACCCTTATGAACAAGATATCCGCAAATACAGCTACCTCCAACGGGAGAGAGAGCGGGAAAGGGAGCGCTTTGAGACTGATCGCGAGCGTGACCATAGCCGACGCACCATCGAGCGAAGTCAGAGCCCTTCACATCCACGCCGTCCAGGAACCCCTACTGCCTCTCCTTCCCCATCTGAACGCATGCctagtgatgcagaaagacgCATGTACAGTCGCTCTGACCAAAGCGGCAGCGGTAGCTGCAGCTCAATTTCACCGCCTCGTTATGAGAAGCCTGACAAGATGAGAACAGAGCGCTACAACAAAAGCGAGAAGGTAGAAAAAGAGCGGCAAATTTTGGAAGCTGAAAGGAGCAGTGGTGCGGACAAAGACAAGCGTGCAGGACGTAAGGAGAAAGCTGAAAAGGAGAAAGGGGAGAAACCTAAGCAAAAGAAGGTTAAGGTGCCGTCTCCCAGCATCCCTTCCTCTGAAACGGAGCCTGAACCTGATCAAGAAACTAGCCCAGATACAGGATCTCGAAACAAACTTGGCAAGGTGTTAAGCAAGGAAAAAGATAGTTTGGGCAAGGGGCGTCTGGACTTGCCACCTTGTGTTGTGCAGTTGACACGTGTTAAGGAGAAGGAGGATAAATTGCTTGACCAAGCTGTTGTTGAGAAACAGAGGTTGAAGAATGAGAGTGACAACGTTTGGTCTCCACCACTGCCCCCacctcccactgaaaaaggAGCACGTGCCGAGCTTCAAAAAGGAGAGCCTTTTAAGCAGGGGAAAGTTCAAAAGGAAAAGGGACCTATTGAATCGGTAGACAAAGAAAGTAAGGTCAAAATCAAGAAGCATCCAAAATCTGACTCTGTAACAGATGGCACTAACTCAAACACTGATGTAGATCGGTTGGCAGCTCGAAAGAGGCGTTTTGGGGATACTGGTGGCAAAGCAGATCGCGTGAAGAAAACAAGCCAGGAAAGAGAGGAGGCAAAGCTCGGGCTAAAAAAGCAGAGTGACACTGGTGCTATTCCAAAAGAGGTAGACGGTGAGAGGAAGATGCCACGGAAAGAATCTCTCAAAAAAGAATGTCGCAAGGCTAAATTAGACAGACTTGCTATTGTCTGCAGCCCTAAGGAAGGTGAGGAGTCTGGGGCAGTTTCAGTGGTAAGCTTAGGGCTTAGCTCAGATCTCCAAGCAAGACTTGGGGAACCCATAGAAGAAGCTATGGAAATCTCTGTCCCTAACAGAAGTAAACCTCAGTGTCTTGGTCTCCTTCGTGTGTTCTCAAATGATGGTAGTGTAGACCAAGATGATGCAAGACTGCAAGAGCGACCAGACTATTTGGAGAATAGCGAAAAGGCCCTATTACCCGAGAAGTCTATAGGGTTGGGGGATGAACAGCTCACCATGGACATCGATCACACACAAAGCTATCGCAAGCAGATGGAGCAGAATCGGAAACTCCAACAACAGCTGCAGGAGTCTGATAAACAGTGCAAGTCTGACAGTCCTCGAGGCACTGACACAGAGGATTTTGAGCATCGCAGCCTGGTGCACGAGGTCGGGAAACCACCACAAGATGTTACAGATGATTCCCCGCCTAGCAAAAGGAAAAAGCCCGAATCATTTGATTATGACTCGGGTGGCAAGCGGGAACGTAATTACCGCAGTTCCCGGCAACTAAGTGAAGATTCTGATAGAAACATAACTTCCCCTCCTGGGCTGCGACAGTTTAATTACCATGAAGAAGGCATTACAGATGCATCTTCTGTGATGCCTAGTGTACAATATGGCTTGGATGCAGCAGTCAGTAAAGGAAGAGCCTCCCAGCCAGAACTGCCCAAGCTAAAAACTCCTCCTCTGGCTTGCGAGGAGGAAGTACCTCAGCGCTGGGAGAGTCGGATAAAGCAGGACTTACGACTCGATGTGAGCTTCTCCAGCAGTACTGTGAAAAGTGAAGGCATCTGCAAACCTGTAGAACATGATCTCGAACCAGGGGAGGTAAAGTCTGATTCTGAGGAAGATGGTGAAAACAAAAGACACTCCCCTAAGCCCTCCACTTCTCTTTCCTACCGCCTTAGAGAACGTGAAGAAAGGCTGTCAGACCTAAAGCTGTCTACACCCCTAGAGAGAAACAAGTTTTACTCCTTTGCACTGGACCAGACCATTACTCCAGATACCAAAGCACTGCTTGAACGAGCTAAATCATTATCCTCTTCTCGTGAGGATAACTGGTCCTTCCTGGGCTGTGAATCTCCTTTTGCCAGTTTCCGCACTAATAAGGATAAAGAGAAAGTAGAGGTTGCGCCCCGGCCTATTCCTAACTGGTACACAAAGAAGAAGATTCGAAAGAAGACTGGGTCAGATGGAAATCTAGATGATAAAAAGGAAGAACCAAAGCCAGAGGAGCAGGAGCGTCAAGAACTATTTGCCTCCCGTTTTCTTCATAGTTCCATTTTTGAACAGGACTCGCGACGCCTGCAACACCTTGAGCGAAAGGATGAGACTGAGCAGGGTCTTGACCAACTACTGGGTAGGCAAGGCATGTTAGATGGACATCTTGGAACAGAAGCAACTGATCTACAGGAGCCAATGGTGCTTTTTCATAGCCGTTTCTTGGAGCTGACAAGACTGCAGAAGGAAAGGGATCAACGAACACAGGAGTCTGGAAAAGTAAGTGATGGCATTGGAAGAGAGAAACCACCAGATGGAGAACGGCAGATTTCGAAAATGCCTGAGCCATCATTGGAGCCAGATGTCAAACCTCGCCCTTCAACAGTTTTTCCAACTTCTGTGTTGCTCCCAGCCACTCGGGATTTGTCACCATTGCAGGAGAAAATACCCCAGACCACAGGTACCTTAAACATAAAGGAagaaaatgtgcaagttgagAAGACAACTCATCTTCAGTCTCTGCCTCAGTCAGATGTCCAGCCGGCACACTCTCTTGGAATAATCCCTCCAGAACCTCTTTCAcagaaaactgaaataaaaatggaaccaaaggaggaaatatctgaAATAAGAACTCCAGTTGAAAATGCTGTGACTATGGAGCCCTCCTATCTTGATATCAAACCTCCCACTCCTGGGGCATCACTGAGCAGTTTAGATTCTGACCACCAGCCCCAGCTTCTGATTGAGTCTATTTCCCATCTTGACTCTATGCCAGCTGAACAAGTAATTCCAGACTGTTACAAGCccgaaataaatgaaaatgtcaaAGAAACAGAACTACTGCCAGGAAAAGCTGAATCCCAGGATGTTGAGATGCAGCATGGTGTAGAGGAATCCCATGATTCTCAAATACAAGATGATGCAGAGGTGGAGCCAGTACTACCCATCCGAAAACCCAAAAACAAAAGCTCTAAACCTCTGCCAACAGCGTCAGCTGCTCCTGTGGTTCAAAGAGCAAGTACAGAGAAACAAGCAACTCGCAAAAGTGAACGCATTGACAGAGAGAAGCTGAAGCGTGCATCGTCACCCCGTGGAGAGGTTCACAAGACCATGTGTGACTCGAGAACAGCTAAGTCACCCATTCATGCTCCTGACACTGAACAGAACTATGAGCAAAGCCTGCCATTTAGCCGGGCACGACGTCGAAATGTGAAGTCAGTCTATCTCATACAGCCAACTGCAAAGGATATAACAGAGTCCCCTCGCTCTACACGTAAGCGTGGTGGGGACAAAGAACTGCCACAGCAGGACACATCACAGGACTCAGTAAATCCGCCAAACCCTCCCAGGCGAGGTCGCCCCCCAAAACCAAAGCAACGTGAGATGGACATGTCGCCAGTGAAGGGTGACCTGCCAAAAAAGCCAGAAACGGAAGAGATAGACAACAAAGAGACAACTGTCAGTTCAGAGGTTACTAAAGCAGAAGGATGGCGCTCACCTCGCACACAGAAAGCGCAGTGCAATCAGGTGTCCCCTCCTGCTGGACTTGGGCAGAGCAAGAAAGGTGGAAAAACTGAGAAAATGCTGAACAATATAGCTCATCACGTGGAACATGGAAGTGAGGATGCTATGGCTGTTAATGATTTCCATGCCAAGTATAAAGATGATGCTGTCCAGGAGACTGTAAAATCAAAAGATGAAATCAGACAGCAGATGACATTTCAGCATGAGTCTGACAAAGAAGGAAGTGATCTTATGGACAGTAAAACAAACAAAGAGAAGTTGGAGAAAGCAGCAGACCCTTCAATATCTGAAAAACGGGCACCGTTTGAGAAAAGTGGAAAAGCGAAGGTACCAAGGATAACACGCAACACAAAGCCTATAACAGAGGACAGTTCACTGAACCTGAGAAATCTAGAGATCCGGCTGAGCATGGATGAGGTAAAGGGTCTGTGTTCAGGAGAGGCAGAGCCTGAATCTTATGAAGCAGCTGTAGAGAAGCCTAAAGTGGGGGGAAGTGTCAAAGATGAGACGCTCAGTTGCCAAAAGGAGGTCATAGAAACCACCTCTTGTTTGGAAGAAGAGGTCTCAGACAGTGAGTCCCAGGCAAACCCAGCCTCTACCCAGCTGGCTCGGCAGATGGAGCTGGAACAAGCTGTTCAGCACATTGCCAAGCTGACAGAAAGTCCTACATTGCCTCCATATAAAGATCCCCCTACTCAGCTGCCTGTGCTTATACCCCCAGTAATAGATGAGCCAGTAAGTGAAGTTGAGGAGGAAAAACCAGCTAACCCTGCAAGTGAGACAGAACTGGCAGCTGCTATAGACTCCATAACTGCAGAGGATATCTCAACTGATGCTGAAGGATTCTCAGGTCCTCCCACTTACACTGAAATTATTCCTACCCCAGAGCcacttctgccctctgctggtgatGCTATGGAACCAGAGACCCATTTAGTCATTATGGATGCAGACCCGGAAATGCAGACCATGATCCCGGAATCCAAGGCTGTGGACCCAGCTCCTAGCCCAGCTTTACCAGAAACACCAAAGAAAGGAGTCAAAGTTAGGCCTAAAGCTCAAAAGCCCAGACCACGCAAAGGAAGTGCCAGCAAAAAAGGGGATACTGCTGAAGATTGTGCTTCAGAGCACGAATCCACACCAGTCAAACTGCAGGAATCTGCAGCTAATGAAACTCCAACTGACAAATCGAGAACAGAAAGTAGCATATCAGGTGCAGCTGCAGTTCTCACTACAGTTGACTCTCGTAATCGGGAGAGCGAGGACATTGATGTCCCAAAGGAAGTGGAACAACCTCATTTTGGGCAGTCTGATGGGTGGAATCGTTCCTCTACTTCTTTCCAGAGTATACAACATCCACACACTGAAACAACCCCTGCAGCATCCCTAAGCCAGTTACATCTCACACCCTCGCATACGGGAAAAATACCGTGTCCCCCAACTGATCTTCACATGTCAAAGGACCCTGGAGTCCATTCTAGTCCCTTGCCACAAAGTACAGTGGCCCCACTTTCTGCTCCAGTAACAATAGCAACCACTTCCTCAGGAAATCCTCCTCTGCCTCCTGATACCAAGGCCTTGGATGTTGACCCAAGTTCCAGTACTCTGCGCAAGATACTCATGGAACCTAAATATGCATCAGCTCCCAGTTCCAGTTCAGTTTCCAGCATGCTGATTACAAGTACCTTGGGGGACCCACGGATGTCAGAAAATGAAGCTCCTACTGACCAGGCTTCTGTCAAACCCTCTCCTCCTGAGGACAAACAAACATCTGTTACTCCACAATTAACCATTCAACAGGTCCCCCCGCCACCACCACCTGAAGCACAACAGCCCTTTGGTGAAAAGATAGTAAATTCCGTTATTGCCTCCGCTGGCACATCTGTAATTAGTCGCATTCCATTAACCTTTGATTCATCTGGCAACCGCAGTTCCGGCATGCAAGTGCCTAAACCAAAACACAGAGTTAGCATGAATGAAAGTAGCAGGTATCACGGAATTGTTGTCGGCGATGAAGGGAGTAGTGGTGGCCGTTCCCTAGTGGACAGTGCAGCCTACAGTACGGGCCCTAGCCCTGGCTTGAGGGTCAACACTTCTGAAGGTGTGGTGGTACTGAGCTATTCTGGTCAGAAAACGGAGGGCCTGCAGCGAATTTGTGCCAAAATCAGCCAGATCCCTCCAGCGAGTGCAGTTGACATTGAGTTTCAGCAGTCTGTGTCCAAATCCCAAATCAAGCAGGAACCACTAACCCCGTCTCAGCCCTCTACACCTAAGGGCTCTCAGACACCTACGGGTTATGGGCACagtggtggagtgttaacagctTCACCCTACAACACACAGCCAGTCATCTCAACTATCAAACAGGAAAGCCCGGGGCTGGACAAGTCAGAGTCGTCATACCACTCTGCACCACCAGGTGGAGCCGTGAAAATACTCCAGCAGTCAGCAGGAAGTCCCCAGGTCTTGGTGTACAACACGGCTATGATTCCGCAGCATTCAAAGAAGGGGGTTGGAGCTGAATGCTTATCAAAAATTGAATCAAGTAAGCCATCCCAGCCTCCGAATCTGAGTCCAGGTATGAGCCCACACCACCCCTCGTTAGCTGGTAACCATGTTAGCTCAAGTCCTGGTACCCCTACTGATAGAACACTTTCACATCTCAGTGTGGTGAAACAAGAACCTCATTCTCCCCGAACATCAGGCCACTCTCCTGCTCCTTTTACCAAAGTGTGCtcagccagcagctctgcctctccCATTGGTCCACCTTTAGTCCTACCCAGTATGTCTTCCATGGCCCCGTATTCTGCAGGTCCCCACCACCCAGAACAGTCAGTCATCATGCCGCCACACAGTGTCACCCAAACGGTTTCCTTGGGACACCTCTCTCAGGGTGAGGTGAGGATGAACACTCCTCCATTGCCCTCTATGGGTTTTGGCATTcgctcagagtccatttcctcTCCCCGGCCTGGGCCACAGCAGCGTTCCAGCACTCCCCAACCAGCCAATATGCGAGAGATGGTTTTGCAGTCACACCCTGGTGCGGCTGGGTCTGTTGGAAGTGGTGGGAGTTTTGTGTCTGGGGATGAAGATGGCAGAACCTTTCACCAAGCCTTGCGCAGGCCATCAGCATCACAGCTGCCGCAGGATGTGATGGTGATGCAGCAGGACTACCGTGGGATGCATCACAGCAGCTTGCGGCTGGAACAGTATGGCTTGCCTCAACGTGACGTTCGTGTTCTTGTGCATCATCAGCTAGGGGAACACCCAACCCCGGAGTCACGCCAAGTACGCACCCCTGAAGCTGCCCTgtcttcctcatcctcctcaaGCATCTCTGCTTCTTCAAAGACTCCACCAGGGGGGAAAGCCTTGCCAGGAAAGGATTCTCAGAAAGTGCTAGAAGGAAAGCTGTCGTCCTCGCCACATAGTGAGAGCAGGATCATTGGGGTTCACCCTTCTGTTCCAGTCATGGTGTCACCTCAAGGGGTTCAGCTCATTCCCCCCGGGGCTGCGGGCTCCTTCTCAGAATACTCACCCGTGTTCCGTGACTTGCGGAGCCTGCACTCCCAGTTCACCGCTCACTCCCCCCTGGGTCTTAACATGGCTCCCCGAAGTATTACACCCTCTCAG GATGGGGACACCAACCACCGCAGCAAAACTCCCCAGGTGACATCATCCGGGCAGGTATCAGCGGCAGTTGAGCCCAAAACGTTGGAGGGCTCACATAGTCGCACTGCCTACGCAGACTTCACGCACTCATCTAGCCAGAAGGCGTCACAGTCCTTCCAGTCAAGTCCACTGCCTGCCTCACCGGGTCCCTTGCAGGCACGGCTAGACAGCAAGCCAGATCCGATGGTACCCCGACCTGTTGATACTGCGCAGCTACTTGCG AAGTACCCCATCGTATGGCAAGGCCTGTTAGCCCTCAAGAATGACACGGCTGCTGTCCAGCTGCACTTCGTCTCCGGCAACAATGTTCTGGCACACAGGTCTCTGCCCCCCCCGGAGGGGGCACCCCTGCTCCGTATTGCACAGAGGATGAGACTAGAGGCCTCACAGCTGGAGGGAGTTGCACGTAGGATGACG GTGGAGAGTGACTATTGCCTCTTACTGGCGTTGCCATGTGGACGTAACCAGGAGGATGTCCTGAACCAGACCCTTGCTCTCAAGAGTGGCTTTATCACCTACCTACAAGCTAAGCTAGCTGCTGGAATCATAAACGTCCCAAACCCTGGGTCCAACCAG CCTGCCTATGTGTTGCAGATTTTCCCACCTTGTGAGTTTTCAGAGAGTCACTTGTCCAGTCTGGCACCGGACCTCCTGAACAGCATTTCCAGCATCTCTCCACACCTCATGATTGTCATTGCGTCTGTGTGA